In Miscanthus floridulus cultivar M001 chromosome 5, ASM1932011v1, whole genome shotgun sequence, one genomic interval encodes:
- the LOC136451704 gene encoding uncharacterized protein — MKRTRAQQPKAEEPQDPSATVTAANPKPQRRAKQPRQPKAAGAGAKTKPGAAGPRVAAAAAAAANAGSAASSPGGPEMVAPTVPDVCVGGGGEGGDADDARAVDWDLDDAGLNAAAAWWTWGVDEEKLLGWFPFVEEDFRCAGGHAGDAEVAAFDHDIWSIW, encoded by the coding sequence ATGAAGCGAACCAGGGCGCAGCAGCCCAAGGCCGAGGAGCCACAGGACCCCAGCGCAACCGTCACCGCCGCCAACCCCAAGCCGCAGCGCCGGGCCAAGCAGCCGAGGCAGCCCaaggcggcgggcgcgggcgccaaGACGAAGCCCGGCGCCGCGGGTCCGCGCGTCGCCGCGGCGGCCGCAGCAGCAGCAAATGCTGGCTCAGCCGCGTCTTCGCCCGGCGGGCCGGAGATGGTGGCGCCGACCGTGCCGGACGTGTGCGTCGGTGGCGGCGGGGAGGGAGGAGACGCGGACGACGCGCGCGCCGTGGACTGGGACCTCGACGACGCCGGGCTGaacgcggcggcggcgtggtggacGTGGGGCGTGGACGAGGAGAAGCTGCTCGGCTGGTTCCCCTTCGTCGAGGAGGACTTCCGCTGCGCCGGTGGCCACGCCGGCGACGCCGAGGTGGCTGCCTTCGACCACGACATTTGGAGCATCTGGTGA